The following proteins come from a genomic window of Sphaerisporangium rubeum:
- the mraZ gene encoding division/cell wall cluster transcriptional repressor MraZ gives MFLGTHQPRLDEKGRLFLPAKYREELAEGLVITKGQERCLYVFPVEEFRRITEALRTAPVTAKAVRDYSRVLFASASDETPDKQGRITIPQSLREYAGLRRDCVVIGANTRLEIWDASAWDTYLADQEQAFSDLSEEVLPGVL, from the coding sequence GTGTTTCTCGGCACCCATCAACCGCGGCTGGACGAGAAAGGACGACTGTTCCTGCCGGCGAAGTACCGTGAGGAGCTGGCGGAGGGTCTTGTGATCACCAAGGGCCAGGAGCGCTGCCTCTACGTGTTTCCCGTCGAGGAGTTCCGGCGCATCACCGAGGCGCTGCGCACGGCGCCAGTGACCGCCAAGGCGGTCCGTGACTACAGCCGCGTCCTGTTCGCCAGCGCCTCCGACGAGACCCCCGACAAACAGGGACGCATCACCATCCCCCAGAGCCTGCGCGAGTACGCGGGCCTCCGCCGCGACTGCGTCGTCATCGGCGCCAACACGCGGCTGGAGATCTGGGACGCCTCGGCCTGGGACACCTACCTGGCCGACCAAGAGCAGGCCTTCTCCGACCTGTCCGAGGAGGTGCTGCCAGGAGTCCTTTGA
- a CDS encoding DUF58 domain-containing protein produces the protein MISGLRALTSRGRSFLASGVAALLCAFVLGEHDLLRIAVLVIMLPLLAALVVARTRYRLSCARRLDPARVQVGNDSTVTLRLENVTRLPTGLLLIEDTVPYAVGARPRFVLDRVEPRGIREIDYKVRSDLRGRFPIGPLSVRIADPFGLVELTRAFNATDTLMVIPEVVRLPPVRLSGEWTGGGDSRTATAAAAGEDDIGPREYRQGDDLRRVHWRSTARYGELMVRREEQQWQSRGALLLDTRRHAHRGEGPRSSFEVAVSAAASIGTHLAHDGLGLRLVTDQGQLTDSAAGHSLVDALAVVRHSTARSLESGVAALRQGGGDGLIVAVLGDLDPEEARALARLRHGGITGVAVMLDVATWQAVPSHHGRDDAAGQAAERSRAVLADAGWRIVRLPAGRSLAAVWQDAGGQSGRYAGAQETVEETITAGDAA, from the coding sequence GTGATCTCCGGGCTGAGAGCGCTCACATCACGGGGCCGCTCGTTCCTCGCCTCCGGCGTGGCGGCCCTGCTGTGCGCGTTCGTGCTCGGTGAGCACGACCTGCTGCGCATCGCGGTGCTCGTCATCATGCTTCCGCTGCTGGCGGCGCTGGTGGTGGCACGCACCCGCTACCGCCTGAGCTGCGCGCGGCGGCTCGACCCGGCACGGGTCCAGGTCGGCAACGACAGCACGGTGACCCTGCGGCTGGAGAACGTCACCCGGCTGCCGACCGGGCTGCTGCTCATCGAGGACACCGTGCCGTACGCCGTCGGCGCGCGGCCGAGGTTCGTGCTGGACCGGGTGGAGCCGCGCGGCATCCGGGAGATCGACTACAAGGTGCGCTCCGACCTGCGCGGCCGGTTCCCCATCGGGCCGCTGTCGGTGCGCATCGCCGACCCGTTCGGCCTTGTGGAGCTGACCCGTGCGTTCAACGCCACCGACACGCTGATGGTGATCCCCGAGGTGGTGCGGCTGCCGCCGGTCCGGCTGTCGGGTGAGTGGACCGGTGGCGGCGACAGCCGCACCGCCACGGCGGCCGCCGCCGGTGAGGACGACATCGGGCCGCGCGAGTACCGCCAGGGTGACGACCTGCGCCGGGTGCACTGGCGTTCCACCGCGCGGTACGGCGAGCTGATGGTGCGCCGTGAGGAACAGCAGTGGCAGAGCCGCGGCGCGCTGCTGCTCGACACCCGCAGGCACGCGCACCGCGGCGAGGGCCCGCGTTCGTCGTTCGAGGTCGCGGTGTCCGCGGCGGCCTCCATCGGCACGCACCTCGCGCACGACGGCCTCGGCCTGCGACTGGTCACCGACCAGGGCCAGCTCACCGACTCGGCCGCGGGCCACTCCCTGGTGGACGCGCTCGCCGTCGTGCGGCACAGCACGGCGCGGTCGCTGGAGTCCGGCGTCGCGGCGCTGCGGCAGGGCGGCGGGGACGGCTTGATCGTGGCCGTGCTCGGCGACCTGGACCCCGAGGAGGCCCGCGCGCTCGCCCGGCTGCGGCACGGCGGCATCACCGGGGTCGCGGTCATGCTGGACGTCGCGACCTGGCAGGCCGTGCCGTCGCACCACGGCCGCGATGACGCCGCGGGCCAGGCCGCCGAGCGGTCGCGCGCCGTGCTCGCCGACGCCGGGTGGCGCATCGTCCGCCTGCCCGCCGGCCGGTCGCTCGCGGCCGTCTGGCAGGACGCCGGCGGCCAGAGCGGCCGGTACGCCGGAGCGCAGGAGACCGTGGAGGAAACGATCACGGCAGGAGACGCCGCATGA
- a CDS encoding peptidoglycan D,D-transpeptidase FtsI family protein: MSAPRRPSGPKREGPAVRRTRTPGADGHTGRAPGPDGAQPRHGPGNGPARRRPDGARHGDGPPGDGPPWRRFRPPGPPRPPRPPVPLRLGNPARRINIGLAGMAVVLSLFAGRLVQLQGLDSKVFAAKAASLRVREEKLPARRGSITDVNGHPMAVTVEARQISADPEKIPADKRDEVAGRLAAVLGVPKDGIAGKLAKTGTRYALLARDVPLGVASRVMDLDIDGVNSTPHFQRLYPGGDLAGGLIGFVGDDGDGLTGVEHTYDTQLSGKDGRQTIEIGGTGQRIPMTRSTRQEPVAGKGVRLTIDRDIQWAAQQAITRQVRTTGARSGSVIVLDVRTGQVLAMANAPEVDLRDWRSVPPAGWGNRAVSEVFEPGSTGKVVTAAAALQTGAVRPETVFEVHDKYRCADRVLGDAHPHPPERLTFTGIIAESSNVGTIMAAERVTDQSLYTMLRSFGFGARTGSGAYGEEAGLLPKRETWSGSQRCTIAFGQGVSVTALQMAGVYQAIANGGVRVAPRVVAGTTGADGGFVPAPAPKRTRVISERTARDITTMLEAAVAAEEGTGSLAAIDGYRVAGKTGTAQRYDERCRGYCGYTATFVGFTPADAPRLVALAVLQAPENGHFGGEIAAPVFKEVMTFALKTRKIPPTGTTPPSVRMGTDG; encoded by the coding sequence ATGTCCGCGCCGCGCAGGCCTTCCGGCCCCAAACGCGAAGGACCCGCCGTCCGGCGCACGCGGACGCCTGGAGCGGACGGTCACACCGGCAGGGCGCCGGGGCCGGACGGCGCGCAGCCGCGGCACGGGCCGGGGAACGGGCCGGCGCGGCGGCGTCCGGACGGCGCGCGGCACGGGGACGGGCCACCTGGCGACGGGCCGCCGTGGCGGCGGTTCCGGCCGCCCGGGCCGCCGCGGCCGCCGCGGCCACCGGTGCCGTTGCGCCTCGGGAACCCGGCGCGGCGGATCAACATCGGGCTGGCCGGCATGGCCGTCGTGCTGTCGTTGTTCGCCGGCAGGCTGGTGCAGTTGCAGGGCCTGGACTCCAAGGTGTTCGCGGCCAAGGCGGCGTCGCTGCGGGTGCGTGAGGAGAAGCTCCCGGCCCGCAGGGGCTCCATCACCGACGTCAACGGGCACCCGATGGCCGTCACGGTGGAGGCGCGCCAGATCTCCGCCGACCCCGAGAAGATCCCGGCGGACAAGCGCGACGAGGTGGCCGGCCGGCTGGCCGCGGTGCTCGGCGTCCCCAAGGACGGCATCGCCGGCAAGCTCGCCAAGACCGGTACCCGCTACGCGCTGCTCGCGCGCGACGTCCCGCTCGGCGTCGCGAGCCGCGTCATGGACCTGGACATCGACGGCGTCAACTCCACGCCGCACTTCCAGCGCCTGTACCCCGGCGGCGACCTCGCCGGCGGCCTCATCGGCTTCGTCGGCGACGACGGCGACGGACTGACCGGGGTCGAGCACACCTACGACACGCAGCTTTCGGGCAAGGACGGCCGCCAGACCATCGAGATCGGCGGCACCGGCCAGCGCATCCCCATGACCCGCAGCACCCGCCAGGAGCCGGTCGCCGGCAAAGGCGTGCGGCTGACCATCGACCGGGACATCCAGTGGGCCGCGCAGCAGGCCATCACGCGCCAGGTGAGGACCACCGGCGCGCGCAGCGGCAGCGTGATCGTGCTGGACGTGCGCACCGGCCAGGTGCTCGCCATGGCCAACGCACCCGAGGTGGACCTGCGCGACTGGCGCTCGGTCCCGCCGGCCGGGTGGGGCAACCGCGCGGTGTCGGAGGTGTTCGAGCCCGGCAGCACCGGGAAGGTCGTGACGGCCGCCGCGGCGCTCCAGACCGGCGCGGTGCGTCCCGAGACGGTGTTCGAGGTCCACGACAAGTACCGCTGCGCCGACCGTGTGCTCGGCGACGCGCACCCGCACCCCCCCGAGCGCCTGACGTTCACCGGCATCATCGCCGAGTCCAGCAACGTCGGCACGATCATGGCGGCCGAGCGCGTCACCGACCAGAGCCTTTACACCATGCTCCGGTCGTTCGGCTTCGGCGCGAGGACCGGCTCCGGCGCGTACGGCGAGGAGGCGGGGCTGCTGCCGAAGCGCGAGACCTGGTCGGGCAGCCAGCGCTGCACCATCGCCTTCGGCCAGGGGGTCTCGGTGACCGCGCTGCAGATGGCCGGCGTGTACCAGGCCATCGCCAACGGCGGCGTGCGCGTCGCGCCGCGTGTTGTCGCGGGCACCACCGGTGCGGACGGCGGGTTCGTCCCGGCCCCGGCGCCGAAACGGACCCGGGTGATCAGCGAGCGCACGGCCAGGGACATCACGACGATGCTGGAGGCGGCCGTCGCCGCCGAGGAGGGCACCGGCTCGCTCGCCGCGATCGACGGCTACCGCGTGGCCGGCAAGACCGGCACGGCGCAGCGGTACGACGAGCGCTGCCGGGGGTACTGCGGATACACCGCGACGTTCGTGGGCTTCACACCGGCCGACGCGCCTCGCCTGGTGGCCCTGGCCGTCCTGCAGGCGCCGGAGAACGGCCACTTCGGCGGTGAGATCGCCGCCCCCGTCTTCAAGGAGGTCATGACGTTCGCGCTGAAGACCCGGAAGATCCCGCCGACCGGCACCACGCCGCCGTCGGTGCGCATGGGCACCGACGGGTGA
- a CDS encoding MoxR family ATPase has translation MGITHDVGQDVEGLVAAAHRIREAIESVIEGKRDVIRLTLTVLLAEGHLLIEDVPGVGKTMLAKALARSIDCPVRRVQFTPDLLPSDITGVSAFNQQSREFEFKPGPVFANIVVGDEINRASPKTQSALLECMEEHQVTVDGTTYLLETPFMVIATQNPIEMEGTYPLPEAQRDRFTARIAMGYPEPSAELEMIDVHGAASPLDKLEAVATTAEVRALIEAVRAVYVSSPIKRYAVDLVDATRKSPDLRLGASPRATLHLIRAARAHAALAGRDYVIPDDLQELAVPVLAHRLLPSLEAQGQRRRPEHVVADLVRRVPVPENRGKEDGAGRR, from the coding sequence GTGGGAATCACCCACGATGTCGGACAGGACGTGGAGGGTCTGGTCGCCGCGGCGCATCGGATCCGTGAGGCGATCGAATCGGTGATCGAAGGCAAGAGGGACGTGATCCGGCTCACGCTCACCGTCCTGCTGGCCGAGGGCCACCTCCTCATCGAGGACGTCCCGGGTGTCGGCAAGACCATGCTGGCCAAGGCGCTCGCCCGCTCCATCGACTGCCCCGTACGGCGGGTCCAGTTCACCCCCGACCTGCTCCCGAGCGACATCACCGGCGTCAGCGCCTTCAACCAGCAGTCACGCGAGTTCGAGTTCAAGCCGGGCCCGGTGTTCGCCAACATCGTGGTCGGCGACGAGATCAACCGCGCGTCCCCGAAGACGCAGTCCGCCCTCCTCGAATGCATGGAGGAGCACCAGGTCACCGTCGACGGCACGACCTATCTCCTCGAGACGCCTTTCATGGTGATCGCGACGCAGAACCCCATCGAGATGGAGGGCACCTATCCCCTTCCCGAGGCGCAGCGCGACCGTTTCACCGCGCGCATCGCGATGGGGTACCCCGAGCCCTCCGCCGAGCTGGAGATGATCGACGTACACGGCGCCGCCTCGCCGCTGGACAAGCTGGAGGCGGTCGCCACCACCGCCGAGGTGCGGGCCCTGATCGAGGCGGTGCGCGCGGTGTACGTCTCCTCGCCGATCAAGCGGTACGCGGTCGACCTGGTCGACGCCACCCGCAAGTCCCCCGACCTGCGGCTCGGCGCGTCGCCGCGGGCCACGCTCCACCTGATCCGCGCCGCACGCGCGCACGCCGCGCTGGCGGGCCGCGACTATGTCATCCCCGACGACCTGCAGGAGCTCGCGGTGCCCGTCCTCGCGCACCGGCTGCTGCCGAGCCTCGAGGCGCAGGGTCAGCGCCGCCGTCCCGAGCACGTCGTCGCCGACCTGGTGCGGCGCGTGCCGGTGCCGGAGAACCGCGGGAAGGAAGACGGAGCGGGCCGGCGGTGA
- the rsmH gene encoding 16S rRNA (cytosine(1402)-N(4))-methyltransferase RsmH, translating into MHVSDAEPGGHVPVMLSRVLELFVPALAVPEPVLVDANLGLGGHAEALLAAHPALHLIGVDRDPVAIERSTARLAPYADRVTLVRAVSDELPEVLAEAGRERVHGVLFDLGVSSPQLDEAARGFAYSYDAPLDMRMDTDQELTADVVVNTYSEGELIRILRDYGEERFAPRVARLLVREREAGRITSTKRLADIVRSAIPAATRRTGGNPAKRTFQALRIEVNGELTAFERALPAALDALVVGGRVVVLAYHSLEDRLAKRILTARTRDTGPPGLPVPLPSHQPRFRLVTRGAELPGDDELARNPRAASARLRAAERIREPE; encoded by the coding sequence ATGCATGTCAGCGATGCCGAACCGGGCGGGCACGTCCCGGTGATGCTCTCACGTGTCCTCGAGCTGTTCGTCCCCGCGCTCGCCGTCCCCGAGCCCGTGCTCGTGGACGCCAACCTCGGTCTCGGCGGCCATGCCGAGGCGCTGCTCGCGGCGCATCCGGCGCTCCACCTCATCGGCGTCGACCGCGACCCCGTCGCGATCGAGCGGTCCACCGCGCGTCTCGCGCCGTACGCCGATCGCGTCACCCTGGTGCGCGCGGTCTCCGACGAGCTCCCCGAGGTCCTGGCCGAGGCCGGCCGGGAACGGGTCCACGGCGTCCTGTTCGACCTCGGGGTGTCCTCACCCCAGCTGGACGAGGCGGCACGCGGGTTCGCCTACTCCTACGACGCGCCGCTCGACATGCGGATGGACACCGATCAGGAGCTCACGGCCGACGTCGTGGTCAACACCTACTCCGAGGGTGAGCTGATCAGGATCCTGCGCGACTACGGCGAGGAGCGCTTCGCGCCGCGCGTCGCGCGGCTCCTCGTGCGCGAGCGGGAGGCCGGCCGCATCACGTCCACCAAGCGCCTCGCCGACATCGTCCGCTCGGCCATCCCCGCGGCCACCCGCCGCACCGGCGGGAACCCCGCCAAGAGAACGTTCCAGGCATTACGTATCGAGGTGAACGGGGAGCTGACCGCCTTCGAGCGGGCACTGCCCGCGGCGCTCGACGCACTGGTGGTCGGGGGGCGCGTGGTCGTGCTCGCCTACCACTCACTGGAGGACCGCCTCGCCAAGCGGATCCTCACCGCGAGAACCAGGGACACCGGCCCTCCCGGGCTGCCTGTCCCGCTGCCGTCCCACCAGCCGAGGTTCCGTCTGGTCACGCGGGGAGCCGAGCTCCCCGGCGACGACGAGCTGGCGCGCAACCCGCGTGCCGCCTCGGCCAGGTTGCGGGCGGCGGAGAGAATCCGGGAGCCGGAATGA